Proteins from a single region of Electrophorus electricus isolate fEleEle1 chromosome 5, fEleEle1.pri, whole genome shotgun sequence:
- the prkag2a gene encoding 5'-AMP-activated protein kinase subunit gamma-2a isoform X8: protein MLEKLDIDDEVVEESESDIYMRFMKSHKCYDIVPTSSKLVVFDTTLQVKKAFFALVANGVRAAPLWESKKQSFVGMLTITDFINILHRYYKSPMVQIYELEEHKIETWRELYLQETFKPLVNISPDASIFDAVYSLIKNKIHRLPVIDPVSGNALYILTHKRILKFLQLFVCEMPKPAFMKQTLEELGVGTYSDIAFIHPDTAIIKALSIFVERRVSALPVVDESGKVVDIYSKFDVINLAAEKTYNNLDISVTQALMHRSQYFEGVMKCNRLETLETIVDRIVKAEVHRLVVVDENACIVGIVSLSDILQALVLTPAGLKRKECEGEAE, encoded by the exons ATGCTGGAGAAACTTGATATCGATGATGAAG TTGTTGAAGAGTCCGAGAGTGATATTTATATGCGCTTTATGAAGTCACACAAGTGCTACGACATTGTCCCAACTAGCTCCAAGCTCGTGGTCTTTGACACAACGCTGCAA GTTAAGAAGGCCTTTTTTGCCTTGGTGGCCAACGGAGTCCGAGCTGCCCCCCTGTGGGAGTCGAAGAAGCAGAGCTTTGTGG gAATGCTAACCATCACAGATTTCATCAACATTCTTCACAGATACTACAAGTCACCCATG GTGCAAATCTATGAACTAGAGGAGCACAAGATTGAGACATGGAGAG AGCTCTATTTACAAGAAACATTTAAACCTTTAGTCAACATATCCCCAGATGCAAG cataTTTGATGCTGTATATTCACTGATCAAGAACAAGATCCACCGACTGCCTGTCATTGACCCTGTCAGTGGAAATGCACTTTACATCCTCACGCACAAAAGGATCCTCAAATTCCTTCAACTCTTT GTATGTGAGATGCCAAAGCCAGCCTTCATGAAGCAGACCCTGGAGGAGCTGGGTGTCGGCACTTACAGTGACATCGCCTTCATCCACCCAGACACGGCCATCATCAAAGCCCTGAGCATCTTCGTGGAGAGGAGGGTGTCTGCGCTGCCCGTCGTGGATGAGTCTG GAAAGGTTGTGGATATATATTCCAAGTTTGATGTCATT AATCTTGCTGCTGAGAAGACCTACAATAACCTGGACATTAGCGTGACTCAGGCCCTCATGCACCGCTCGCAGTACTTCGAAGGGGTCATGAAGTGCAACAGGCTAGAAACGCTGGAGACTATAGTGGACAGAATAGTCAAAGCTGAG GTACACAGGCTGGTGGTAGTGGATGAGAACGCCTGCATCGTGGGCATCGTGTCCCTGTCGGACATCCTGCAGGCCCTGGTGCTCACGCCAGCAG
- the prkag2a gene encoding 5'-AMP-activated protein kinase subunit gamma-2a isoform X5 produces the protein MKRFSSLRGSKKYKTHEGQAGRRQSEPHSLLGTTSGVSSPPTTPSQVTKQPALEAGRSEPVHQEERLRSFSSPPETGQQPCLLSAKPSLTPSSAPISTSRTVRAHGSSLLHSVPGLSGGMLEKLDIDDEVVEESESDIYMRFMKSHKCYDIVPTSSKLVVFDTTLQVKKAFFALVANGVRAAPLWESKKQSFVGMLTITDFINILHRYYKSPMVQIYELEEHKIETWRELYLQETFKPLVNISPDASIFDAVYSLIKNKIHRLPVIDPVSGNALYILTHKRILKFLQLFVCEMPKPAFMKQTLEELGVGTYSDIAFIHPDTAIIKALSIFVERRVSALPVVDESGKVVDIYSKFDVINLAAEKTYNNLDISVTQALMHRSQYFEGVMKCNRLETLETIVDRIVKAEVHRLVVVDENACIVGIVSLSDILQALVLTPAGLKRKECEGEAE, from the exons ATGAAGAGGTTCAGCAGCCTGAGAGGAAGCAAGAAGTACAAGACCCACGAGGGGCAGGCGGGGAGACGCCAGTCTGAGCCTCACAGCCTCCTGGGAACCA cCTCTGGGGTGtcctctccacccaccactcCATCCCAGGTGACCAAACAGCCAGCTCTGGAGGCTGGCCGCTCTGAGCCTGTGCATCAGGAGGAACGGCTGCGCTCCTTCTCTTCCCCCCCGGAAACAGGCCAGCAGCCCTGCTTGCTGTCCGCCAAGCCCTCCCTGACCCCCTCATCAGCCCCCATCTCTACCTCACGCACGGTGAGGGCCCACGGCAGCTCCTTGCTTCACAGC GTTCCCGGTTTATCTGGAGGCATGCTGGAGAAACTTGATATCGATGATGAAG TTGTTGAAGAGTCCGAGAGTGATATTTATATGCGCTTTATGAAGTCACACAAGTGCTACGACATTGTCCCAACTAGCTCCAAGCTCGTGGTCTTTGACACAACGCTGCAA GTTAAGAAGGCCTTTTTTGCCTTGGTGGCCAACGGAGTCCGAGCTGCCCCCCTGTGGGAGTCGAAGAAGCAGAGCTTTGTGG gAATGCTAACCATCACAGATTTCATCAACATTCTTCACAGATACTACAAGTCACCCATG GTGCAAATCTATGAACTAGAGGAGCACAAGATTGAGACATGGAGAG AGCTCTATTTACAAGAAACATTTAAACCTTTAGTCAACATATCCCCAGATGCAAG cataTTTGATGCTGTATATTCACTGATCAAGAACAAGATCCACCGACTGCCTGTCATTGACCCTGTCAGTGGAAATGCACTTTACATCCTCACGCACAAAAGGATCCTCAAATTCCTTCAACTCTTT GTATGTGAGATGCCAAAGCCAGCCTTCATGAAGCAGACCCTGGAGGAGCTGGGTGTCGGCACTTACAGTGACATCGCCTTCATCCACCCAGACACGGCCATCATCAAAGCCCTGAGCATCTTCGTGGAGAGGAGGGTGTCTGCGCTGCCCGTCGTGGATGAGTCTG GAAAGGTTGTGGATATATATTCCAAGTTTGATGTCATT AATCTTGCTGCTGAGAAGACCTACAATAACCTGGACATTAGCGTGACTCAGGCCCTCATGCACCGCTCGCAGTACTTCGAAGGGGTCATGAAGTGCAACAGGCTAGAAACGCTGGAGACTATAGTGGACAGAATAGTCAAAGCTGAG GTACACAGGCTGGTGGTAGTGGATGAGAACGCCTGCATCGTGGGCATCGTGTCCCTGTCGGACATCCTGCAGGCCCTGGTGCTCACGCCAGCAG
- the prkag2a gene encoding 5'-AMP-activated protein kinase subunit gamma-2a isoform X7: MKRFSSLRGSKKYKTHEGQAGRRQSEPHSLLGTTSGVSSPPTTPSQVTKQPALEAGRSEPVHQEERLRSFSSPPETGQQPCLLSAKPSLTPSSAPISTSRTVPGLSGGMLEKLDIDDEVVEESESDIYMRFMKSHKCYDIVPTSSKLVVFDTTLQVKKAFFALVANGVRAAPLWESKKQSFVGMLTITDFINILHRYYKSPMVQIYELEEHKIETWRELYLQETFKPLVNISPDASIFDAVYSLIKNKIHRLPVIDPVSGNALYILTHKRILKFLQLFVCEMPKPAFMKQTLEELGVGTYSDIAFIHPDTAIIKALSIFVERRVSALPVVDESGKVVDIYSKFDVINLAAEKTYNNLDISVTQALMHRSQYFEGVMKCNRLETLETIVDRIVKAEVHRLVVVDENACIVGIVSLSDILQALVLTPAGLKRKECEGEAE; the protein is encoded by the exons ATGAAGAGGTTCAGCAGCCTGAGAGGAAGCAAGAAGTACAAGACCCACGAGGGGCAGGCGGGGAGACGCCAGTCTGAGCCTCACAGCCTCCTGGGAACCA cCTCTGGGGTGtcctctccacccaccactcCATCCCAGGTGACCAAACAGCCAGCTCTGGAGGCTGGCCGCTCTGAGCCTGTGCATCAGGAGGAACGGCTGCGCTCCTTCTCTTCCCCCCCGGAAACAGGCCAGCAGCCCTGCTTGCTGTCCGCCAAGCCCTCCCTGACCCCCTCATCAGCCCCCATCTCTACCTCACGCACG GTTCCCGGTTTATCTGGAGGCATGCTGGAGAAACTTGATATCGATGATGAAG TTGTTGAAGAGTCCGAGAGTGATATTTATATGCGCTTTATGAAGTCACACAAGTGCTACGACATTGTCCCAACTAGCTCCAAGCTCGTGGTCTTTGACACAACGCTGCAA GTTAAGAAGGCCTTTTTTGCCTTGGTGGCCAACGGAGTCCGAGCTGCCCCCCTGTGGGAGTCGAAGAAGCAGAGCTTTGTGG gAATGCTAACCATCACAGATTTCATCAACATTCTTCACAGATACTACAAGTCACCCATG GTGCAAATCTATGAACTAGAGGAGCACAAGATTGAGACATGGAGAG AGCTCTATTTACAAGAAACATTTAAACCTTTAGTCAACATATCCCCAGATGCAAG cataTTTGATGCTGTATATTCACTGATCAAGAACAAGATCCACCGACTGCCTGTCATTGACCCTGTCAGTGGAAATGCACTTTACATCCTCACGCACAAAAGGATCCTCAAATTCCTTCAACTCTTT GTATGTGAGATGCCAAAGCCAGCCTTCATGAAGCAGACCCTGGAGGAGCTGGGTGTCGGCACTTACAGTGACATCGCCTTCATCCACCCAGACACGGCCATCATCAAAGCCCTGAGCATCTTCGTGGAGAGGAGGGTGTCTGCGCTGCCCGTCGTGGATGAGTCTG GAAAGGTTGTGGATATATATTCCAAGTTTGATGTCATT AATCTTGCTGCTGAGAAGACCTACAATAACCTGGACATTAGCGTGACTCAGGCCCTCATGCACCGCTCGCAGTACTTCGAAGGGGTCATGAAGTGCAACAGGCTAGAAACGCTGGAGACTATAGTGGACAGAATAGTCAAAGCTGAG GTACACAGGCTGGTGGTAGTGGATGAGAACGCCTGCATCGTGGGCATCGTGTCCCTGTCGGACATCCTGCAGGCCCTGGTGCTCACGCCAGCAG
- the prkag2a gene encoding 5'-AMP-activated protein kinase subunit gamma-2a isoform X6, with amino-acid sequence MPSRLFVFVTRLSSEEEFPHFANPARLPASGVSSPPTTPSQVTKQPALEAGRSEPVHQEERLRSFSSPPETGQQPCLLSAKPSLTPSSAPISTSRTVRAHGSSLLHSVPGLSGGMLEKLDIDDEVVEESESDIYMRFMKSHKCYDIVPTSSKLVVFDTTLQVKKAFFALVANGVRAAPLWESKKQSFVGMLTITDFINILHRYYKSPMVQIYELEEHKIETWRELYLQETFKPLVNISPDASIFDAVYSLIKNKIHRLPVIDPVSGNALYILTHKRILKFLQLFVCEMPKPAFMKQTLEELGVGTYSDIAFIHPDTAIIKALSIFVERRVSALPVVDESGKVVDIYSKFDVINLAAEKTYNNLDISVTQALMHRSQYFEGVMKCNRLETLETIVDRIVKAEVHRLVVVDENACIVGIVSLSDILQALVLTPAGLKRKECEGEAE; translated from the exons ATGCCCTCTCGGCTTTTCGTCTTTGTGACTCGTCTATCCTCCGAAGAGGAATTCCCGCACTTTGCTAACCCTGCGAGGTTACCAG cCTCTGGGGTGtcctctccacccaccactcCATCCCAGGTGACCAAACAGCCAGCTCTGGAGGCTGGCCGCTCTGAGCCTGTGCATCAGGAGGAACGGCTGCGCTCCTTCTCTTCCCCCCCGGAAACAGGCCAGCAGCCCTGCTTGCTGTCCGCCAAGCCCTCCCTGACCCCCTCATCAGCCCCCATCTCTACCTCACGCACGGTGAGGGCCCACGGCAGCTCCTTGCTTCACAGC GTTCCCGGTTTATCTGGAGGCATGCTGGAGAAACTTGATATCGATGATGAAG TTGTTGAAGAGTCCGAGAGTGATATTTATATGCGCTTTATGAAGTCACACAAGTGCTACGACATTGTCCCAACTAGCTCCAAGCTCGTGGTCTTTGACACAACGCTGCAA GTTAAGAAGGCCTTTTTTGCCTTGGTGGCCAACGGAGTCCGAGCTGCCCCCCTGTGGGAGTCGAAGAAGCAGAGCTTTGTGG gAATGCTAACCATCACAGATTTCATCAACATTCTTCACAGATACTACAAGTCACCCATG GTGCAAATCTATGAACTAGAGGAGCACAAGATTGAGACATGGAGAG AGCTCTATTTACAAGAAACATTTAAACCTTTAGTCAACATATCCCCAGATGCAAG cataTTTGATGCTGTATATTCACTGATCAAGAACAAGATCCACCGACTGCCTGTCATTGACCCTGTCAGTGGAAATGCACTTTACATCCTCACGCACAAAAGGATCCTCAAATTCCTTCAACTCTTT GTATGTGAGATGCCAAAGCCAGCCTTCATGAAGCAGACCCTGGAGGAGCTGGGTGTCGGCACTTACAGTGACATCGCCTTCATCCACCCAGACACGGCCATCATCAAAGCCCTGAGCATCTTCGTGGAGAGGAGGGTGTCTGCGCTGCCCGTCGTGGATGAGTCTG GAAAGGTTGTGGATATATATTCCAAGTTTGATGTCATT AATCTTGCTGCTGAGAAGACCTACAATAACCTGGACATTAGCGTGACTCAGGCCCTCATGCACCGCTCGCAGTACTTCGAAGGGGTCATGAAGTGCAACAGGCTAGAAACGCTGGAGACTATAGTGGACAGAATAGTCAAAGCTGAG GTACACAGGCTGGTGGTAGTGGATGAGAACGCCTGCATCGTGGGCATCGTGTCCCTGTCGGACATCCTGCAGGCCCTGGTGCTCACGCCAGCAG